In Lolium rigidum isolate FL_2022 chromosome 7, APGP_CSIRO_Lrig_0.1, whole genome shotgun sequence, the DNA window GGTATTCAAGGAGACAGAAAATAGAGCTGGTGACACAAAAATGAGTTACGTTCTCTTCttcattgaagaatatacttcaACGATCAAGTCAAAGCACTAAATTAGAAATAGAGAATGTGGTACGTGTAGCAAGAACCAAACCAAAATTTATCATGTTAAAACTCTTAAGGCTTCAATGTTGTTATTAGTATCCAAAATATGGGCTTACCCTAGAGGGGTCCGTGAGACACGAGAGGGGATTTGGAACATATACATATAAGCCAATGGAGGAAAATAGACTTACGTGAGTATCTGAAAATGCTTCAAGAGTTGACAAAGTTCCTTGGTTGGTAGGTAATTGGCCACCATGTTTTTACAGTCATAACTAATTACCACCCCGGCCAAGAATTCATGTTTGGTACCAGGACGAAAAGCTATAACTGGCCCTCCAAGTCCAGTCTGAAAAGTGACAGGGATTACAAATGAGAAAATGAAAACTTTACTTCAGTGCAGGCATAAAATTTTACCTCGGTGATATCACAAGAAACTGACGCAAGGGTAGGACCGTGAGGATGGCGTGGACGTTTCTGTCCACGGCTAAGAATGTCCACTCCCCGGCTACCAAAATCCACTCCTTTGACCATCAAACTGCCTGAGGAGTCGGCCGCCCGCCCAGCTACTATCAGATAAGTAGGCTCACATTTACGCTCCTCCTTGCTAAGATCGAGATCCACAGGGTGGACATATGAGAGGAAGGCAGATACAATAGCAATGTTGTCATCATACAGTCCCAGGAATCCATCAGTAATTTTGTTATTAGGAAGACGCACTCGAATCTATAGTGATATATAGGAAAGCCTCGGTCAAATATAGCTTATACACATGAATAATTAACAATGATGAGCAGCATTACTAACACTCAAATTATCATCTTTGCTTCTCTTGTCATTAAATTCTGTGCTCAAACGTGCAGAAGTCACAAATCTTGCCACAGGCAGTCCTTCCCTTCCTCGTGGTAGAGCTGTGCCAGAGCATGCAAATAGCATCGTATCTCCTGCACAAGATAGTGACTTAAATCATTGTTGAAGTGGTGAGAAAGAAGTGAGGAGTGTGGTGAAGATTGAATATAAATTTGGAGAAAACACATCAGCATCTAGCAGCATAATCACCATGGAACAAAGCAATGGAGACCACAGTCTTTATAATGTTTAACATCTGAACTTAGGAAATAAGCATCGCTGTCCTTGTCATAAAATGGTTTCTCTTCAAAAGTAGTGTTCTTCAAGACATCTTCAGCTCGAGGTAGACTTTTGGTAAATCGCTCCTCTTCAGCACGAATCTCCTCATGATGAGCCTTTCTAACTATTATTGGAAAGGCATGATAAACCACCACAGTGAGTGCATCGTAAATTAATTGTAGCAAGATATTAATACGTGCAACAAAAGGAACATGCTCAGAATCAATGACTCACATGCATACatcctcctctcttcttcactttCTGCATCCGCCGTAGCCATGCGAAACCCTATCGTGATTTCATTCCTTGAAGAAGTGAATGCGGCCCTGAAACACATTTTTTTATCGCACATATTTAGTTCAATAAGCAATAAAGTTAGACCAGTGCCTATGGAAAAAATAGAGAGTTAGCTTAAGTGTAACTTAATTGGTATGTACTTAAAGAGAATGAAATCCAAAATTGGTATGTTAACTTAATTGTTGATGTGATTAGAGAGGGGTGCTGCGATGTATAAACAACATAGGCGATGGACCATGGGCATGCTTGGATGCTTCCAGCCAGAATTGAAACATACCGAGTCAGATTTTTTTATTAGAAAAAGGCTTCCGGACCGGCTTCATCAAAGTAATAAAGCCAAGAACTTGATAGCAGCTTACAATGAGAACTCACAGGAGAGGGAAAATAGACAACCAAACAAGGGAAACAAGTATTCCAAGCATTTGCCAAGACTAAAATAAAAGCTTTGTTGGAGCTTGAGATCATCCTCGGTGAAGTAACAACTAGCATATACCAGTTGCGCTGCCAAGATCCCTGCAGAACCCAGAGACCCAATGCGAGGATGAAACAAATGCTCCACGACAACACATCCATGGAGggaaacaaacatcattcatagTCGGCACCCAGAAGCCTGAAGAAGCGGGCAAAGCCTTTCCCCGACGCCACCCTCAAGGCAGTGACCAAGGTAACCGGAAGCTCCAGACTAACCTACAGAGTCAGCTCCCCTATGCGGCAGGACGGGGCGAAAATACAGGTTATCGCCAGAACGAAACCAGCAGATGCTCTAACGATACGATTATTCAAATGATGGCCGAAAAAAAACCGAGCTGCTAAGGGATCTTCTCATCGAATTCGGCTGATGCTGGTCAAGAGAGATAGAGGAAACACGTCGTCAGAGTTGTTCAGTGCGATAGTGCCTACGTACTATTCCCCGAGACCCTAGACAGCTCCTGCACTATTCGCCGTCGAGAAACCACGCCAATCGCCGGCGGGGCGCCACCGGCGACGAACAAGCCTGAACATGCGCAACTCATTGTCTCAGCCAGCCAAAAATCTGAAGCCTGGGAGGTCAGATCTGGGCCAAGACGCATTACGCCCACCACAAGATGCATAATAGCGTCTAGGGTTTAGGGCACTCACATGGCGGATGGAGCACCGCCTTCCGCTGCACCCCTGCAGAAAACCTAGGCGGAAACGATCGGCCCCTAGGTCGTCCTCTTCCTTCTAAACTAATTGATTCCGCTCGACTCCTCCAGTAATAAAGTTACTCTTACGTGTTTACATCGGAAAATAATTCTATGAGTCCATGTCTATTTTCTTCCCTTGATAGACCCCTTTAGGAGTTACCACCTGTCCTCTCACTAATATCAAAGTAATTAGGAGTCTTCTTCCACAACCATACTAAATCCATCTTGCTCTGTGCGATCCTGGTACAAGAGCAACAGCAGTCCTGTAGAGCACGGAGCAGCGCCTGGCACAACGGCGCATCCTCGGCGCTAGGAAATTAATGAATAAGAAGGGCATGTAGCCATGTACTAGTCAATAACTATGAAGCTAGATGCAAACAAATCTGGAGAATCTAGATGCCAATCAACCCAGTACGACATTGCATGAGAAACTACTCAACAGCTCACGAAGTAAAACCTCTGCAGGGGAAAGAATATACAACCTCCGGTCCAAATTAATAATTGGCACAGATACTTGTCCAGACAACTGTACTCCTTAGCTGCATCAATTAATTTGGGCGAGTATATAATTTTGACATATGGAACCTTTTTAATAAGATGACCTTTGTTGATCAACAACCTATGAGAGCAAAACAGCTCAAGTGTGATATACAAGTTGCTTTGCATTTCTTTCAGTTCTACCGGAAATAATTCACAAAGTTCACTGTCACAATGGTACTGAATGATGTGTGGAACCATGGAATTTCCTGTGGACCATTCATCTTCATTGACGCTGAGACTGGGCAACAACCTAATTTAAAAGCTGATTTTCTTTACATTGACAAACCATCCCCTTCTGGAACAAAGAGGTCATTCAACGTGCGACGAGGAGGCCTTTGCAGCCTGTAGCATTTCCACAATAAGTGTCTTGACATCCCTACAAAAGAAGAACAAGACCATTTAGAGTCGGTCAAGAAAATAATTAAAAGAACCATGTGTTAGTTTCCTGCTAAATCGTAATTCAGCAGATTATAGACCTAGGAGTTTTTGATGAACATAAGGGTAATCATCCCCAAAGAAGGTAATATATACATTAAACAACAGAGCAGTTATAAAGCATACAGTGGAACAGGAACAAGAAAAGAAAATACATGGAGTACTATCATGTATCATGTTTAAACCTAATTAAAGAACATGATTATGAAGAGAGGAGCAGATATAAGCATAGAGTAGAACGGAAAAAGAAGTATGCATCAATTATAAGTATAAGAAAAAGTATAACATAGCAGGGACCAACTTTCTGTCTTGTGCACGCCTAGAGAAAGGTATGCGCAGCTTCAGAACACTTCCATCATAACCAGCCTGCATAATTAGAGAAATGTTGATTACAATTTACATGTTACCACATGGTTGGATTTCACTAGAATATACCGCAGCACATTAACAATCGGATCAAATAAATTAAAAGACATGAAAACAATGTTCATCATTGTTCAACTAGAGCACAACCCTAAAATATAAAATAGATGTATGTAcccactaaaatatgtctagatacatccacttTTAGGCAATTATTATTTGAACTGGAGGGAGTATATTGTATTCAGTTCTGATGAAGCCATAAATAGAGTGCAAATGACATTTTACCAGTCGAATTGCCGTTCTGAAGGTGGAATATCATTTTCAGAAATCATCAGTGTGATTCAGTGATATGTTTTTAGCAATAAAGAATAAGGCACATCTTCATAGAGTTGTTACCTTCACATTGATACCAAGGCTATCCACATCCAGCATATGAGCAAAATCCACCTGAAATAGCTTACATTTGTCATCCCTCAATATACTGAAATGGGAATACAAACATTTTCTACGAGTACTAAAGTGTCAAAATCAAGATAATGCAAGAGGGATACAAAGCATAGACGTGTTAGTAGTTACTAGTTAGCACTGACAAGTGACCTTGTAATGCCTGGCGATGCAGGTGGACGGTCCAGCGGACCTGACGGACAGTCCGCCAGGTTAGGTGCAAGGAGCGATTGGTTAATTCAAGTGAAAGGTGATTAATAACGAATTGACCAGGCGGACCGTTTTTTTAAGTCTGGCGGGCGTCCGCCTGCATCCCTAGTAATGCCTTGCAATTTAAAGTCTGAACCCAGTTGGTCGTGTTGCAGGCTCGACATACTGCAATTAATAGTTTTCACGGTGCCCAAGAGACTAAGCAGATGAAGAGAGAAATCAGCTACATTAAAAAAATAGTTGATTTTTTCACAGTTAAACTGGTCTGAATGTGCAGGcgttttcctgagtcaagacttgCATAGCTCTGCATGATGTTTATGTTTAGCTTATATGCTTAGAAAAAAGACAGTAGGAATCAGACATTTAAACTAAAATATTTACTTTTACAAATAAAAATTTCGAACAAAACTTATCTAACTCAAATACTAGTCATTTATTAACTGAAAGAAACTGAAGACAAAAAGAATACAAACGTACATAGTACAACTGTCTCACAAACAAATATAGGTACAACTTGCTTTATATAGTATATCTTGCAGACTGACATTCATGACCAAACACCATGTTTCTTTATCTAACAAACACGGTGTAAATAATCTCTATAGTAACTTGCCTTAACATTGGTCGAGTGTTGCACAATGAGCTTTGTATCATCGGCATGATCCTTATTCATGTGGCCCTGTGGGATACATACAGCTAAACTTGAGCATAATGAAAGTTCAACAGATTTAGTATGCAGGCACAAAATATAAGAACATACTGTAATAGGAGCGGAGAATTGTGATATAGGATCCACTTTTGCTTCCTTGAACTCAGCAGGACTAAATTCTGGCAATGTAGAGAACAGAATATTATCTCAGACACCATCATCACCAAATCATATTGTATTTCTCATTTACAGAATTTGACCTTGAAGTAACAAAATACAAATGAGCAGTTTATTAGAGCTTGAGCTGCTGATCATTTGTAAACGGATAGGATGTTAGTTTTTAACTTGGAACTTCAAAAAGGCAGGTCACAAACCTCCGGAGCCAAGGAGAGCTGTTGCAACCCCAGATACGTAACGGACAGCTTTTGGTTTGATGTGCAGAAAACGGAAGTCACCAAAGTCAACCTTGATTTCGAAATTGTTCATAGATTATAACTCAATGAGATATTCTTTAATTACTCTAGACTAGAAACAGTACAGTGTTTAGCACACATACCCAAAAAGCCTCAGGGTGTCTCCTTAAGTATGCACTTCTCACTGCGTCTTTTTCTTCATCTGAAACCTTTGGAATAGAACATCAAATAAGAAGTGAGCCATCACTCAATTATCAGGTAGCATGTGCTGTGCAGtatacttaagaaattatcagtaCAGATATCTATATGGACAAAAGCAGACTAAAATAAGGGGCAAGCGACAGGAGGCAATTACAGGTGTAGCATCGCCATATACAGTGATTACAGTATCTGTTCTGTCCTCTGGGTCTTTGGCAACCAGAAGAGAGCACTTGGTACTTCCCGAGAGATTCTGCAATATGGTGGCAAAAAAAAGAGAACATTGGaataataaaataaaactagAGAAGCATGTTGAGTTTAGTATATTTAGAGCAGATCCCTATTTTTTTGACAGAACAAAGGCCATCAGATTTACATTTTTTTTATGTCTATCTATCGTTTGCCTTTTATGTCCACAAGTATGTAGTAGTAGTATTCCTTCCAGTGTGAATATTATCATGTGTGTTGGGACTTGGGAGTAAAGCCACCAAATCCATAAGGCCTCCATTCATACCAAACGGTATGCACGGGTAGTTTTAAATGTATACATAATCATGAGAGCACAAGACTATCTTACCTTTGAGTGAACTGCTAAACTACTCACTGCTAGTATGGGGGAACCATCTTGATCGCATGCAAAATCAACCATTGAACCCGATGGATAGCCCACATGTTCCTGTAATAAGAATGACATATTATACATGCTCCAACAAGCTCCATGAAGGGCTCTGCACTCTCACCTACTCTGTAGTTCTAAATCTCTAAATTACTATTCCTGCAATCGACTAACTGGCAACAGATGAAGATAGGAAAAAAAAATCCTTTTCCATTCAGGAAACAGAAAAGGTAGATACCTGAAAGAGACAACCCTATGACATGGTTCAAAACTACATACCATAATGTGTAAAATATGCGAGACGTATTAGCCAAGTACATGCGACAATTCAGTGAAAACTGGAAAGTGGTGGACTCATCAAACAAAATAGTGAAGTGTCAATAAAATAAGAGAAACTCTTTGTGGAAAAAGGACTAGCCCACTCCACATATCCACATGGCAATTTGGAAACCAGTGCAACCAGCTTCAATATTATTCTAAAAGGTAGACCCAGGAAAAGACTGGCAAAATGCATATCCAGTAAGAATCCAAAATAGAAGAATACTTGTAACATACCTGGGAATGGGTAGCCAGAACACCTCTGACACTTTTGTCTAGCATGGTTCGTATTTCTTCCACAGGAGGAAGCCGGGCAGCTTTTGCCTATAATTATGAAGATATTTGGGTGAATAAGagagatctcgagatggtgaaacaTTAAGACCTACATTTTTTAAGAGTCCCATCGATCAACTTAACAGCCAAGATATTTGTTCAGAGCTGTCTTAGATGTTGCACATACATGTTCTACAGGCTTTCAGATATCTAGTAGGAGCGGCAAGATCATATTTTGTGAAGTTAGTTGGCATTGGTTGAGGCAGGGAATACTGATTAAAGGAGCATAGCTCCTGCTTTCATCAATGAAATAAGAACTAACAACCTAGTCTTGGTCCATCACAAACATCCCACACTGTGACTTGAGCACACTAGCTAGATCACTTAAGAAAGGCCACTTCAGAGATGACTATTACGGAACCAAACAAAACTTGCAAAAGGGGAGGAAAGAGCACGATCTCCTTCATCTATCTTCCAGCTTTCTAGCCACCGGCTGCCAGTTTCAGTCAACCATTTGATGAATTGTCAGATAGTATGTTTCCCCCTCGCCATACTGATTGGCAACGTTTTAGTTATAGGTAGTAATTTTAATCCTAGACTCCTAGTTCACAGTACAATGTTTAGTCCTCTTGCCAATCTATGTTGAGTCAACCACTTGATCAATTGTACAGGAATTGCGTCCTGGGTTATCACACGCTACATGATATCCAAGCAAATACAGGCCAAGGGCCGCTTTACCTGGTGAGCGCGGATGATCTCGAACGCGTCCGCGGATCCTCCGGGGGCATCGGCAGGCGCGGCCATCTGCAACACAAGCAAAACACCATGACACCGTCAGCCAGGGCCAGAATCGCTGCGGGGGAGGCATTCAATCGAACACTTGGTCGGACACCGCCCTTCAAATAGGTCGAATTAGAGGCTGTAGGGCGGAGAGGGCAGCCGGACGGACCTGAGGGGCCGACGAGGAGGCGAAGAGGCGGTAGCTGCTGCTGCGGCGGTGAGGAATCGGGGAGTGGCGGACGGGGCAGGCGTGAGCGCGGCGCGTTTGTAGGTGGAGCGGGAGGAGCAGGCGCGAGAGCGTTGACGGCGGAGCAACCGGCGCGAGCCGGGCGCCCACCGGCGTGAGCAGGAAGGGGCTCATTGCGTGCACGCCTTCGTGTGCGTGTCAAGGTGTGGGTGCCTCTGCCTGGTTGCGGGCTGCGGACTTGGTGAGCTTGGTCCTTGATTTTTTTGAGCGACTTGGTGGACTTGACTTCTTCTTTGTGAGGGCAATTTGTTGGACTTTGGTGGTCGAGCGCTCGGCACGGCTGACGCGAGCTTCCGGGCGTTCGGCCCGGCTTGAATGCTTCCGAGATGGGCTGGTTAGCCCGACTACTTTTGGGCTTATGCTTAAAGCCGGAAAACGGTGAGGAGGAGATACTCCTTTTGAATGCACATGGGCCAAGCAGTTTTGGCACAAGTTGAAGGAAGCTACGAGGATCAAAGTACCAGAATTATGCCTAGCCTCTTGGGCAATAGATACCGTAGAAGGAAAAAAATCACGATCCAGTAAAATGCAAGTGCCATTTTATGTGAGTGTTGGGCGATTTGGACCGAACGCAGCAAGCTAGGTGTGGCACGGTGATAGAGGAAGACCGATTATTGAATCGAATGGGCCTTGGAAACCACAATGGATCTTGCTTGTACGGGCAAAAGCAAGATGTCTAAACCTCCTCGTGTGAAAACACGTTGGAAGAAACCTGGTAAAAATATCCTTAGCTCAGGGTTGATGTGAGATTTATAGAGGTGAAGATGCATGGAGCAAATGGGCTAGTGATACGCGACCATGGAGGGGAGATGATTGTGGCGCAAGCTCTCTGGTATCCTCATGCTATCAGTCTGATGGCAATGGAAGCTCTGGCTATCCGTGATGATGTCAAGTTGGCGGTGGAGAGGGGTTATCACCTGGTTCAAATCGAATCTGATGCTCGAGAGGTGGTTAAGTTAATGAAGGAACCTATCATTGGCAGATATGAAATTATAGGTACAACTCAAGAGATGAAAGAGTTTAGTTCTTTCTTCAATAGTTTTAGCATTAGTTACATCACTAGCGCTGCTAATGTAGTAGCCCATCGATGTGCTAGTAGGGCTATTGCTGAAAGAAGGACATGTCTCCAGGTGAATTATAAACAACGGTTCATTGTAGATGCTCTTCAGAACGAGTTTATCAGTCCCGAGTAGTATATAAAGCTCCTTGATAGAAAAAAAGGAAACGGTGAGGAGTGAAGAAGCTCGCAGGAACTGGGTACTCCATGTTTGGGGCTTCTAGAGATTTGGCTGCTTATTTAAAGCATCATTGCAGGGATTTCGAGCAAAAAGTTTAAGCATTTCGAGTTAATTTGTCATTGTTGACAATTAGGNNNNNNNNNNNNNNNNNNNNNNNNNNNNNNNNNNNNNNNNNNNNNNNNNNNNNNNNNNNNNNNNNNNNNNNNNNNNNNNNNNNNNNNNNNNNNNNNNNNNgtctaaggagaaagctcgcatttggatttctcgcttttgattattctcaacttagacatccatacagggacaacatagacaacggataatggactcctcttttaatgctttaagcattcaacaacaattaattcttttctcattagagatttgaggatgtttgtccaaaactgaaacttccaccatggaacatggctttagttagcggcccaatgttcttctctcacaatatgcatgctcaaaccattcaactcagtgtagatcgcccttacttcgagacaagacgaacatgcatagcaactcacatgaaattcaacaatgagttgatggcgttccccagtaaacatggttatcgcacaacaagcaacttaataagagataaagtgcataattacatattcaatactacaatagtttttaagctatttgtcccatgagctatatattgcaaaggtgaatgatggaattttaaaggtagcactcaagcaatttactttggaatggcgggaaaataccatgtagtaggtaggtatggtggacacaaatggcatagtggttggctcaagtattttggatgcatgagaagtattccctctcgatacaaggtttaggctagcaaggttgtttgaggcaaacacaaggatgaactagtacagcaaaactcacataaaagacatattgaaagcattataatactctataccgccttccttgttgttcaaactcaaaactagaaattatctagaccttagagaaaccaaatatgcaaaccaaattttagcatgctctatgtatttcttcattaatgggtgcaaagcatatgatgcaagagcttaaacatgagcacaacaattaccaagtatcacattacccaaaacatttatagcaattactacatgtatcattttccaattccaaccatataacaatttaacgaaggagaaacttcgccatgaatactatgagtagaaaccaaggacatatttgtccatatgctacagcgg includes these proteins:
- the LOC124676736 gene encoding uncharacterized protein LOC124676736, which gives rise to MSPFLLTPVGARLAPVAPPSTLSRLLLPLHLQTRRAHACPVRHSPIPHRRSSSYRLFASSSAPQMAAPADAPGGSADAFEIIRAHQAKAARLPPVEEIRTMLDKSVRGVLATHSQEHVGYPSGSMVDFACDQDGSPILAVSSLAVHSKNLSGSTKCSLLVAKDPEDRTDTVITVYGDATPVSDEEKDAVRSAYLRRHPEAFWVDFGDFRFLHIKPKAVRYVSGVATALLGSGEFSPAEFKEAKVDPISQFSAPITGHMNKDHADDTKLIVQHSTNVKVDFAHMLDVDSLGINVKAGYDGSVLKLRIPFSRRAQDRKDVKTLIVEMLQAAKASSSHVE